tcgtaccCTGAGGGCAAATCGAACTTTAAAATCTTGTTAAGTATGAAacggttatggatatgatctgtcagctgtcaacagtgaTATTTCTtcaaacagaaataaatatgaagCCATAATCATTTCATTACAAGAATAGGCctacttatacctaatattcAATTTTGCCTTATGATGACTTTATGTTaaaaagttaatattaaacAAGTTTCATTCTTCGgaagttatggattgtgaaaaaaagctataactccctaaGGAGTTATCATAAGGCAAGCCttagggagttatagcttttttttaattatgtcgctaattcatacgaaccaagtaggtaggtataaataagttttagttttaaaatacggatgtttataatttaatatttttgttaatgttaaatatatttagtttCAGTAATTTAATAGACGTTTAAAGATGGGTCTGTGTTGTGCCTTCACTGCCTTTGATCTAACCTGTCAAAGAATGACAATGAAgacggacgaatgtttgaaaggtcaccgtatttaagaatgtattcgcttaaaatttagttttttcttcgcaaaaTTTCGCTTCTTTAAATTATACTATTTCGCtgtcgtagaaaaagtattgtaagcAACTCTACATACTTAATTAGGTCTTgaaacactcgtgtgatcctATTATGAAACTAGCTTCGCTCGTTTAAGACGGTATAACGTAGCATTCGTGGCAATTAGGGTTTGCTCCCGGGAAATACCGGTACCGAAagtaccgggaattcccgggatTTAGAGCCAAGCAAAGAACCgggattttaattttgaaatcccGGGAAATACCGGTACCGAAAGTACCGGGAATCAAACCCTAATAATAACGTTTGATTGAAATCTCGcactgtcatatttgttttagTAAGTGCAAACGAcgatatgtatattatttccggtacaatattttaaatgaattaatatATTACAGTGACACATATGTAGACATACAGATTTTTACTAGCACGAAGGAGGCAACGCTAGTGACTTCCTTCCGAGATTTAGTTCATTGATATCGTATATTATCGATATCTTATAACTGCCATAATAATCACTTTTTATATTGTACCAATATTTAGAGAAAGTTTTACTGtcgttttacgattttttttaatgaaaattgagGTAAAAACTGATTTTTTAAAGCACTCCCGAAAGTACCCGGAAATCCCGGTTCCATCCTTGCCTGGTACCGAAAATCCCGGTTCTTTGAAACAGTACCGGTTCTGCAATCCCTAGTGGCAATCACCCGAGTAATTAAGTCATCGAAGTTTGGTAGTGTGGTAAGTCTAATAAGTACGACTAATAAGtcttattaaattattcaaaatatattacGGATTAGTAATGATTGAGCATAACTTTATATTACGATTACGACTGAAATTTATGCGCTGCTAAAAACTGATAGAAGGgttaaaaatgtacctacttagtccccgacaagctcggttctccatacaaacgtagttacgctctcattttaaaacgactagcttgattgctctgaaactttgtacttacaataggataaggtaaatctaggtctataattagtttatgtacctTCAGACACaacggtaaaaaaatacagcgaatttcagttttttgtacaaaacttgtttttgctctattttgtttgatatactagagctatataaaccaattacagacctagatatactgtCATTTTATGCGTGAAGTTTCATTACAAAccaacacgtaattttaaaatgagaacggaactccggttgcatgggaaggtgaaattcggccgagcttgccttGGGAACTTAAGTTCAGTTAATGTGAACCACATTGATGGGAGTTGCATGCTTTATCtattgacattaattataaacctaaaaatagAAATCTACACGTACCTAATAAAACACCACCCAAAATTGCTTTTAAGTTAGTTTTCGCAGTGACTGGGTTTATGTTAATACCTGGCATTATTGATCCAATACTCTCATTAAAGACCGCGAGCAAGGAACaaatttccatgaccaatcgcctcccgggcgatctCGTATAAATGAAAAacccaaaatttgccactgaaatttgaacgtATAGTACAaggaatagagttgatttttatttgtttgaaaattaaacgTAACATGAAATGCAACTGTTCCAACtgaatatggtttaaatttcatcgaactgaagaagtACTATAGGTTCTTTATATCTCCTtaggccttaggaggatagtggttaacggctatgtatgatgaaccctcatggacgtcagctgccgctccgttagtggagtgaggaatggcagccacgcCACCGaaacatgtaaataaattttgtcatcgcctcccatttgatactttgtcagatgatagtttagatgccattgtaaattaaaaagatCGTCAGCCGgtcggttgtatcgcggtgggaAGACCATCAGCTGGTCGCATAAACAACTAAAAAATAAGCGCTTTACCTTTTTATGATAGCGATAACTAAatcatgaaactttgcatgtaGCATTTCATCAGGCGTTTCTATAAACGCCTTAGGGATTTGCGCACATAGATGGTAAGgcattttttacatgtttatgcAAGTAGCTGATGGTCTTTCCACCGctatacaaccggctgacgtttttatattatttataatagcatctaaactatcgtctgacacagtatcaattggaaggcgatgactgttttttttacatgttcatgtgatcAACTGACGGTCTTTCTACCGCGATACAACcgaataactattttttttaattcacgaTAGCATCAAACTATCATCTGataaagtatcaagcgggaggcggtGACTGATGATATTtgctcctggcccgcggtctataattACTATCAGTACTATCCCGTAAAAAAataactaggtacctatatcgTTGTAAGTACGTGACTTTAATTTCGATACAGCTTGTCTTCACTTGCTAAGATTTCAATTTGAATCAAGCTTTTCGAAGATTTTATTCATCACTAAAAAGGGGCGTCAATATTCTGGTACAATagtatttgacaattttttttaatggtacctactcgtatcagtcgatcaggtttgttttgaggatcaaatgtctgtaacccattgggacccattgtcttaaagcagtggttcctaacctttttagtactgtgacccctttgactaactagggaactcgattttacccctcctccatgccagttttacccccacgggggtaattacccccaggttaAGAACCgctgtcttaaagcaatacgaAAGTCACAAATGAAGGTctaagtctggcacccgcactttactgacgaaacgcttctaacaaaatggcaatacatcgtgacatTCGTGACATcacatgtaacgtcgctattgcttagaagccgtttcgatgtatcgaaaacaaggaaattgcgattttgtcggtgaaatattgcgttgaaATTTGTTGCTATACAACAAATATaaggatatttattaataaaatgtaaggaatcgaatggtaccattatttttttcctatttggaagtaaaaaaaaatctaaactgtgttgtatttttttattattcccatatatttttcaaGTCtccaatttattgttataagttgctcattttctatctattaactagatttagttataaaattcaacatgtgtcaacagcCCTATTATTGGGTACCTTAGGTAGGTACAAACAGCAATactacaaaaggcataaggtccaccgatgtaaagttaacagtgtgggcgaaaTAATTACTGCGTGTTTGTTACTTTTGTAAAGCAAAACTGAAAGCAAAAGCAAAGCTCAACTGAACGGATCCGAATGAATATGGGCATAGAACGTTGTATTTAAACTTAAACGCGAATGAGCGCCTCAATATTTCATCGTGGTCTTCTAAAAGCGCCCAATATAGAATTCTGCGCAAATGAAGACGCGAGCAAAAACCACAGTAAGTATAaaaggaaaaaccggccaagtgcgagtcggactcgaacacgaagggttccgtaccattacgaaaaaaaaacagcaaaaaaatcacgtttgttgtatgggagccccatttaaatatttacattgttctgtttttagtataaatttgttgttatagcggcaacagaattacatcatctgtgaaaatttcaactgtctagctatcacggttcatgagatacagcctggtgacagacgaacagacggacagcggagtcttagtaatagggtcccgtttttaccctttgggtacggaaccctaaaaatgaaaacttAATCATTGCTGTTAAACATTACGTACCTAAGTAAGAAATTGTGTTTTTTACTTGTCTATTAAGTAGTACCTATTACCaacagaaaataattaaaatattttatcacagATATTAGGAAATAAGAATGTTATTACTTAGTTATTATGTGCAGTGTTTGGAATCGACagtagtagattgtgtcacaagggagcaaaatgacatatttacggcgagggcgtacaattgaatcctaaacgaagcgaaggattctataatagaatcctgagcgtagcgagggattctaacatagaatcctgagcgtagtgagggattcaagtgttaacgcccaaggtgaaaataattttgctaccatgtgacacatactgcttttcacatcacctattaggaaattacatacatatattagattttaaaacattatttttttaagcaaagatcgatacggacaaagtgccaaaaatatgtatacatgaccttagtataggtacatattacttcaggcactttgtccgtatcgatattttcagacgtgactgtactgacaaattaaaagtacctacagctcataattatgtacctaatatcttttcaaaaacagcagcaaacaactaaaatgatacaatgaaaatcaagtacattatttttgtagatttttctgataacaaactagctcttacccctttgaacaaaaatcttcggaagaacactatgaagactgatatcacttatatttattattattagtgtcgttaccgggatgctgcttaaaacatctgacacagatgaaaaggcctattattattgatttaaactaagtatttacaaatttatacagaatacagaaccgcataatgctttgtgaattatttgtacaaaactttttaaatatagactttttaaattgcatagacaagtatggctgcgtttaaggagacctaaaatgtcaaaataaaaattaaattattaaactaaagtttttttacgtttctttataatattacgctaattacttaatttaaatatgatattaattaatttaaaatacgttaattacatttattgttcacatttacaacaaaatattatctaagttagaaaaattgtatgcacgtaatcgattataaagaaattgtaatcgattatatgcatactaatttcatatgtctttgtgtcaatatttcatactggcaacaaaatgtccttgaacagaaaagtgccactttgatccctcctagcagggaagaaaagttcccttttcgaataggtgatgtgaaaaattaatttaacgTCCATGAGGTGAAATGTGCACGTGCACATAGTATCAATTATTTCAAGTTCTCAGTAAGGTATCTACTAACCCCCAGTCAAATCAGCAACTTTTTATCAAACGTCAGACGGGGATTGTTGCAATTGAGAACAGGATAGGGAAGTTATAATTAATCCGGTTAATTATATTTAGctgattataataattaaaaggaaaaaaaaaacatgtttaataGTGTCTTCTTATTTGCATTTCCGTAAATATCATTTCTCAACCGCTGTGAAACAATTTACACAATGTATAGAATAATATTATCTTATCGAATCTGTCAACTCCGATTACTGGttataaaagtaattaaaacttCTTCACCCCTTTGTCATTACCTTaaccttaaatataaattgtatattaagCAGCAATATGTTCTAATTCTAACGAAAAAACAtacgtacctaaataaaaaaatacaaaacaagtACTAACAAAAAACAATTCCTTGGATGGACGGATGCAAGtgcaaaaatgcattttaatgtttaatttaaacacTAGGTACAGCAAATACctatgtaggtaagtaaaaaTGAGCGCTTTCCAAAAAAGACACAGACACATAGTCCTAAAAATACTAAACCCTAATTTTTGTGGCCGGGGCGAGAAAATAATGTGTTTTCGTGTAGTAGGTACGTATAAAAGATCTAAGTGCGACATGAGATTCATTCAACCATTTTCCTGTTAATAACAACAGTAACAACTTTTTATCACATTACATCATTAAATATTAGTATATGAGTTCGTTCACTGTCGAGTTAATAAcctaatacatacattttagttaaaaaattgtCTAATCTAAAAACCGATCACAGCTCTTCATGCTTTCTCTTTTCTGCGGAAGCTTCAATAAAGTTCTTAAAGTCCTGTCTCTCTCTTACGTAGGCCGCACATTCTTCTACCAGTCGCAGGAACTCCTCGACATCGAACGAGTAATTGGTGAACTTCGCGTGTGATCCACCGCCTGGTCCATGGCCCTACAACATCAAACAGTCAGCattaatatataatttgtatcAGTTATTAACCCTTTATAAATTCACTATCGCTTAGGTATTATACGTACTCGTATGTGTGTGACGGTCAAAGGATTAATAAAAGCAAAGAGAAGAAACGGTGTCAAGTCTTAGAAAAATCGTGGCCGCGAGTTTAACGGCCAAACTAGATGACGCTATACGGCACCAATTTTATCGGTAACTGAAATGTCAAACGCTAACTTTTGACAGCCAGAGTTACCTCATAATGACCGTATAATATCTACTTCAGCTGTCAAAAATGGAGGCACAAATTATTCTTAGACATTAAACCTCGTCTCTTAATAAATCTATCTACTCTACATATTCTACATAGTACCTATTGAAgctgataataataaaaaatcggtATGTTTTTGAACTAAAATAGCTTACTTACTATCTGCAATAACGAACAAAACGCTGGTTTCTCGACTGAAAGATAATAAGAGGCATAATactaactaaaactataaagaaTTTTGCTAAGTGATGACGATTAAATTTTTTACACGTTTACATTTCATCTTGAAGTCTTATGTTACTTGATACAGCTgtggaataataaataaaataaataacaaaataaaagttaaaaattcGTTTACCGTAAAGGCTTcaagggttaaaaaaaattttcttattttttcataCATATTAAGCAATAACAACCCTAGGCTCACTCAAACATATGCAACTGATGCAGAACTTTAATAAAGCGCCCAATGCATCCCGTTTtcgttgttttttattatttaaattgtatttgttacttttaaaaatacaattgtcTTGCTAACCAAACActgaaatgataaaataaagtttatgaaGTTTACATTTAGTCattaaaaaatatggaaaataaTAGACGTTGCTGGTTGACGCGTAAATGTTACGATTTTAATGCGCTGCTTAATCAAAAGTTTTATTAAACACTAACACAGAAGGTAGCGTTACTGCATTCCCGATTTCTCAAGACAAGGtgctattaaaaatataaaggcATGACTTACCTGGTCTTGTTGAACAAGCTTCGTTTTGTCCCGCCAAGTGACATACTTAAGTCCTCGCAGCCGCGCCAGATCTGCGTAACAGTTTGGATCTTCGCAATTGTAGctgcaattaaaataaatatttatattaatggcTGAACATAAGGTAATACATTGGGTATAACATAAGGTATAACTATAATCTTATATAACGAAAGCTTACATACGTCCCAGTTTTTACAAAGGCGGGTTGGGGTTCTTCATATACAGCTTTGAATTTCTTTGTTGGTGTATGTAGGTTTCCTCATGAATCATGATTCATGATGTTTATGCTTCActgaaaagctagtggtaaatattcGGTAATACCTCGGTGACCTGCACAGTTGTTAGAACTcattagtacagtcgccatcagatatatcggagcggcccaggtgctcaaaaatatctgaacaacattttaacgttttacatacatatacatatacttttGTTCATATACCTTGTACCTTGGCCGCTCTatctttattcatttatttattatgacttTACAAGTTTACAAGCCAGGATTTGATTTGAAGCCACCGATTCGATGCTATATGATCCAGACTCGCAATTTAATAGTTAACTATATACTCATTAGAAAATTAGATGTGGTGGAGAATGCTTCATGTGGGTAATGTTTTTCAAGCGTAGCCCAAACGGCAGGACGGTTTTTGACATATGAGGTGTTGTTGAATTCGCCAGAATTGTGGTAGTGATATAGggtatataaatttttaaaatggcCCCCTCAAAGGAAAAAAGGGGggccggttgtttttttttcttaccatAGCAATATgagtaccaaatgaaagctagtgaaaaactcatttcaaaaatatatgtaagtagtcaggttttttgtttttataataataattcctcTAGTTTGCAATGTTACGTGCTAACAATAAGTATTCAGAAAATTCTGTTAATTTACTGACTACAGAtctaacaaaaaccggccaagtgcgagtcggactcgcgcaccgagggttccgtactttttagtatttgttgttatagcggcaacagaaatacatcatctgtaaaaatttcaactgtctagctatcacggttcatgagatacagcctggtgacagagacggacagcggagtcttagtaatagggtcccgtttttactcttattGATATAAATCAATAAGAGGTGTCggtccgaaaaaaaaaactgtttttaattGTTTACTTACACTTCAAAAGCAGCAGCCCAGTCAGGTAAGAAGAGAAGGTGAGTAAGACCGGCCCCATGCATGCCAATAAACACATCTGTGTTATGAGTTATTTCCAACTGCTCAGCGAAGGGCACAGTCCTGTCATACACAACTCGTTGCACGTGATATCCTTTCACTTTGAGCAATGCCTCCACTATTTCCTTTTCATTTAATATAGTTCTATAGGTGGTCCCTCGGGACAAAAGTGTGACTCTTACTTTATCATTTTCTCTAATATCAGACTTTATATCGAAGGAATGTAGAATATGTTTTGTAAATGCGTGGAATAATCCACTTCGTTCACAGCCATATATCTGAAAGAAAATGTCATCCATTAATCGTCAAAAGGGCTATACAGcaaaactaaatacttaaacTAGATTTAGGGTCAGTTGCGGGAGCGGTTGGCCCAGAACcaatcctcccgataccgtttagtaaggtacgctcaatgctgctggcacgtacagggaaactacacacagaacattagCTAAACCAGACAGCAGtagcgtagctaggcgtgggcgaacggcctcgcagatgcgatttcgcccacggctagattagttcacgctacgccactgccagacaggatgcagacaggccaaacaagccatgcctggcatcaacggaaagctcacaaggtaCCAGTATCATAACAGATCATGGACTAACATGGACttaacagcctctcacgtggtgctggaatgcagcggagtggccccatacagggcaaaacataaTACagtagggtcggttgcaccaacccgtctgtcaccgttataGCGTTCGCTTAATttgattgtatgggaagtttcattaGTTCACTGTCAAATGATGTTGATCAGTCCGATAATtctggttggtgcaactggcccttggTCCCTTACTATTCTACCATCTGCTAGAAAATCGCTGACCAACTACTTTACCGACAGTCTGAATAAGGTGGTATGGCGGTAGTGAAAATAGTGTTGCTCTTGGATAGGCTCCACAGTGCGACAGAATTTTATCGTGTCAAATGATAATTCGAAAGCACTAGGCTGCGACAAATTATTAGCCAACGCACAAAAGTTCCACAAACGTTAGTGCGACAGTCGAAGTAGCATTTGTCGCACAAATTCTAATCGCATATATGGACGGTGATTTTGGTGTTTGCTTAAGCAATTCCTCTCACCACCATTCATTTCACTCACACTAGACAAGGCTCTAGTGTGAGTGAAAGTTCTTATCAGAAGcagacaaaatattaaaagcaACTTACCAAAGGAGTATTGTAGTATAAACCAAAAATCATTCTGGGCAGAAGAGGGaacacaacatttttaaaaCACACCACTTTCCCTCTGAATTTCTTCAAGTCCCATATAGGGTTGACTGTGAAGGCTTTAAATGTATCTTGAAACGCTGAACCATATGTAAATGTCTCCCAAACTAGAATGTGGTTGTCCCTTGAGAAAGTGGACGCGTGAGTAGAGTTGACATGAAGTGATGCATATAAATTGAAGAAGTCACAGAAGTGGTGATACATGTTGACAGCTGGAATGATGAAAACAAAACTTGTTTAGTTTTAGGATACAGCCATAGCATTCCCCAGTCGCGGTTGCCAGGCTGTTTATACTATTTTGGGTGTGCTCCTACTATTGTACTGGTTTGATGATGTTGATAGTATCCTGTTGACTAAGTTGACTAACTAGAAAactaaaaaggggttgaaaggtTGTATggattcaaatatttttgtgtgtgcgggacttgaatctttgtataagggcatattagtagaatacaagaaaagtaatttcagcgtttttttttattcatcccctaacagaaaaaagggttgaaaatttgtatagggttccaattttatttaagcTATGAATTTGAAACTACGTAAaaaagtatttcattaaaagagaacaaaactaatttcagcgttttcataaatgcatcccccaaggtggtgaaaaagaggttgaaagtttgtatggagatcaaatattttttggagTGCGGGACTTCAATCTTTGTTtttgggcatattattagaatacaagaaaagtaatttcagagatttttaaaattcatcccttaaaagggttaaaaaggggttgaaagtttgtatagggttccaattttattttaggctaggaatttgaaacttcgtaaaaaagtatatcattaaaagagaagaaaactgatttcagcggTTTTGAAagttcatcccttaaggtggtgcaaaggggttaaaaatgtgtatgaaggtcaaacatttttttgagtgccgggagttgaatatttgtataaaggcatattattagaatacttacaagaaaagtaattttgaGCGTTTTAAAAAATTCTTCAGCTAAAGTGTTTAAAAAgggattgaaagtttgtaggggtcctaattttattttaagctaggtacctacttaaaacttcgtagaaagatatttaatGAAAAGGGAAGATAacaatttcagcatttttgaaaattcatcccccaaggtggtaaaaaatgggttgaaaatgtgtatgacaatcaaacctcctttttttttagtgcggcacttcaatctttgtataaaggcatatcataagaatacaagaaaagtaatataagcgtttttaaatattcatctcttaaaagggttaaaaaggggttgaaagtttgaatctaccagaaatgctttgaaacttcttagaaaagcattgtataagataacaaaaaaagttatttcaacgttcttagaaATTACCTCTCACACCCTTAAAACCTGGGAAAATGTACTCGCCAATAGGTTAACAAAAGCAACAACTACCACTCCAAACCAGTGCTATTCATTCGGTAAAGATATTCATGGATAAGTACAAGTCTCGGAAACAAGATCTACATATGGTTTTCATCGACCTCGAGAAGGCTTTTGATCGGGTACCGCGGGAACTTACCTGGCATGCTGTTAGAGCGCAGCTCGTGCCAAAGTACTACATTGAGCTCCTTAAAGATTTATACAAGATTGCTGATGAATAGCTGAATCGTTGGCAGAAGTACAATCAGACCTGACAGCTTGGCAGAAGTCCTTAGAACAGAGAGGATTAAGGGTCAGTAGACAAATCTCATGCCCATCTATCGATAACAAACCTCTTAAGAGAGTGGACCAATTTAAATACCTCGGATGCATTGTAGCGCCAATAGCTTGTGTAGAGAAAGACATACAGAATAGGATCCAGACGGCCTGGCTAAAATGGAGATCGCTCTCGGGTGTACTCTGCGATTCtcgtatgaatgaatgaatgaattttatttGCGGAATATGGGTTACATAGGGTTGGTATAAATATAGTGTTTACAAGTTCTCCATATTCTACTTAGACAAGCATGCAAAAAATGATCTGTATTTTTGGTGGATTGTTAATGAATTAAAGATCCAACAAGATACAGAGACTTAGCCTATTTACAAGTCTTATCCAACAACATGCATATTATTACTATGtacatttaacattaaaaaaacgtaTCTATAGAATACACATTTAGGTCACATAACCAGGCATACAAGCTCCTTTTGAACTGATTAAGAggtagattttttatatttcttggaaccttattttatttatttattttattttaaactttattgcacaatataacaaataaagtacaaatggcggacttaatgcctaaaggcattctctaccagtcaaccaccaggctaaacagaaacagtgataggtgcaggcattgaacaaaaaaaagcagaataggtaacttaaaacaaaaaatatagcgataaataatacacactaccgagaataaacttacatatacatactataattaaataaacttacatatatattactttattttatgtacccagtgcaaataatactatgcctacgatggacaactaaccagtgagcttgtcgaaaaaatgcttgcgtaacatgcgcttaaacgagagcttggttggagcctgtcttattataaattttaacacACATAAAATATGGACTAGTTGTCGTTTGGTTTAAGCGAGCTTTAGGTACACATAATTGGTCTTTTTGTCTGGATATCCGGTCGTTGTAGGTAATAACTTCatagtttttattgaaataattttGATTGCTATGCACAAATACAGCCGTttagtatatacctatatataaagaGGGCAACGACAAAAGTTTGTGTACTTTAAATATGGGTTTACATGAGTCTAGTGGCTTAAGTGAAAATATGGctctaatacatttttttctgtttaacaAAAGCTTTTTGTATATCGGGGGAATTTCCCCATATAATCAGACCATAGCGGAGTATAGACATGACGTAGCCGTGGTAAGCTACTAGGGCTGCCTCACGCGATACAGATTCTCGCAACTTtcggaatggaaaaataaatttgttcAATTTCGTACATACATTTTCAACATGGACATTAAAGTTACAATGCTCATCTAAATGTATACCTAGAAACTTTGCGCTGTGATCTTTATCAACTTGTTCCCCGTTATATGTGATATCAAGTTCTTTGGGTTTGCTCTTTCTAGTAAGGAATTgaatatgtttagttttaataatgtttatcgACAGGTTGTTGTTTTCTAGCCATTGTATAGTCTTTTGTAAGGCTTGCTTTATTTCTTGTTCATACGTCAGATCATTGAAACATGGTATAATAATCGATGTGTCGT
This DNA window, taken from Cydia strobilella chromosome 4, ilCydStro3.1, whole genome shotgun sequence, encodes the following:
- the LOC134740595 gene encoding EGF domain-specific O-linked N-acetylglucosamine transferase, encoding MFVILCLCLLNLRATNSINLKDLNIPAEHLPYVFNSYPNIAKSCAEDLQCPYKALAEIKACWGYEATCERSNSYHVRPRCPGDHRGWVKTKEAQYETFFTQADFGYIKEQISELMVMCEPSYPHDSSLECSKYLRFCRGRNLMLNFTGLIGRGDNLRYKSDILGPGQIGGYCKFYSDRLKKEAEHFSQLQSWASELQNFVRTPSRPVVDGLCDVTIEKPTYIMKLDATVNMYHHFCDFFNLYASLHVNSTHASTFSRDNHILVWETFTYGSAFQDTFKAFTVNPIWDLKKFRGKVVCFKNVVFPLLPRMIFGLYYNTPLIYGCERSGLFHAFTKHILHSFDIKSDIRENDKVRVTLLSRGTTYRTILNEKEIVEALLKVKGYHVQRVVYDRTVPFAEQLEITHNTDVFIGMHGAGLTHLLFLPDWAAAFEVYNCEDPNCYADLARLRGLKYVTWRDKTKLVQQDQGHGPGGGSHAKFTNYSFDVEEFLRLVEECAAYVRERQDFKNFIEASAEKRKHEEL